A single region of the Mycobacterium avium subsp. avium genome encodes:
- the murI gene encoding glutamate racemase, giving the protein MSSALAPVGIFDSGVGGLTVARAIIDQLPDEHIIYVGDTGHGPYGPLSIPEVRAHALAIGDDLVGRGVKALVIACNTASAACLRDARERYEVPVVEVILPAVRRAVATTRNGRIGVIGTQATINSHAYQDAFAAARDTEITAVACPRFVDFVERGVTSGRQVLGLAEGYLEPLQRAQVDTLVLGCTHYPLLSGLIQLAMGDNVTLVSSAEETAKEVLRVLTERDLLHPHPDDPRAAGPSRVFEATGDPEAFTRLAARFLGPAVSGVRPVHHVRID; this is encoded by the coding sequence ATGAGCTCGGCACTGGCGCCCGTCGGGATCTTCGACTCCGGCGTCGGCGGACTGACCGTCGCGCGGGCCATCATCGACCAGCTGCCCGACGAGCACATCATCTACGTCGGCGACACCGGCCACGGGCCGTACGGCCCGCTGAGCATTCCCGAGGTGCGGGCGCACGCGCTGGCCATCGGCGACGACCTGGTCGGCCGCGGGGTCAAGGCGTTGGTGATCGCGTGCAACACCGCGTCGGCGGCCTGCCTGCGGGATGCCCGCGAACGCTACGAGGTGCCCGTCGTCGAGGTGATCCTGCCCGCGGTGCGCCGCGCGGTCGCCACCACGCGCAACGGCCGCATCGGGGTGATCGGCACCCAGGCGACCATCAATTCGCACGCCTACCAGGACGCGTTCGCCGCCGCCCGCGACACCGAGATCACCGCGGTGGCCTGTCCCCGGTTCGTCGACTTCGTCGAGCGCGGGGTGACCAGCGGCCGTCAGGTGCTCGGGCTGGCCGAGGGTTATCTGGAGCCGCTGCAGCGCGCGCAGGTCGACACGCTGGTGCTCGGTTGCACGCACTACCCGTTGCTGTCGGGGCTGATCCAGTTGGCGATGGGGGACAACGTGACGTTGGTGTCCAGCGCCGAGGAGACCGCCAAGGAGGTGCTGCGGGTGCTCACCGAGCGGGACCTGCTGCACCCGCACCCCGACGATCCCCGCGCCGCCGGCCCGTCCCGGGTGTTCGAAGCCACCGGCGACCCCGAGGCATTCACCCGATTGGCGGCCCGCTTCCTGGGTCCGGCCGTCTCGGGTGTCCGGCCTGTCCATCATGTGCGTATTGACTGA
- a CDS encoding rhomboid family intramembrane serine protease, with protein MGKTTGRAPAAQTKKRSTAVAGATTIVTFVALLYLVELIDQLTRHALDVHGIRPQRLDGLWGILFAPVLHESWQHLMANTVPLLVLGFLMTLAGLARFVWATVIIWIVGGFGTWLIGNVGSSCGPTDHIGASGLIFGWLAFLLVFGIFVRRVRDIIIGLAVMFAYGGVLLGAMPVLGLCGGVSWQGHLCGAIAGVLAAYLLSEPERKGRSGRKTGAVAPRPKT; from the coding sequence ATGGGTAAGACCACCGGACGGGCACCTGCCGCCCAGACCAAGAAGCGGTCCACGGCGGTGGCGGGCGCCACCACCATCGTCACCTTCGTCGCGCTGCTCTACCTCGTCGAGCTGATCGACCAGCTGACCCGCCACGCGCTGGACGTCCACGGCATCCGGCCGCAGCGGCTCGACGGCCTGTGGGGCATCCTCTTCGCCCCGGTGCTGCACGAGAGCTGGCAGCACCTGATGGCCAACACCGTGCCGCTGCTGGTGCTCGGATTCCTGATGACGCTGGCCGGGCTGGCCCGGTTCGTCTGGGCGACCGTGATCATCTGGATCGTGGGGGGTTTCGGCACCTGGCTGATCGGCAACGTCGGCAGCAGCTGCGGGCCCACCGACCACATCGGGGCCTCCGGCCTGATCTTCGGCTGGCTGGCCTTCCTGCTGGTGTTCGGCATCTTCGTGCGCCGGGTCCGCGACATCATCATCGGCCTGGCGGTCATGTTCGCCTACGGCGGCGTGCTGCTCGGCGCCATGCCGGTGCTCGGCCTGTGCGGCGGCGTGTCCTGGCAGGGCCACCTGTGCGGGGCGATCGCCGGCGTGCTGGCCGCCTACCTGCTGTCCGAACCGGAACGCAAGGGCCGCTCCGGCCGCAAGACCGGCGCCGTCGCGCCGCGCCCCAAGACATGA
- a CDS encoding P1 family peptidase, whose amino-acid sequence MNAITDVGGIRVGHHQRLDPDASLGAGWACGVTVVLTPPGTVGAVDCRGGAPGTRETDLLDPANTVRFVDAVLLAGGSAYGLAAADGVMRWLEEHDRGVAMDGGVVPIVPGAVIFDLPVGGWQCRPTAEFGYLACAAARDGDAPAVGTVGAGVGARAGALKGGVGTASRSLPSGVTVGALAVVNSAGEVVDRATGLPWMTDLVEQFGLRPPPVEQIEAFAALPSPSNPLDNPLNTVIAVVATDAALSAAACRRVAVAAHDGLARSIRPAHTPVDGDTVFVLATGAVEVPPEADTPAAFSPETRLATEVGVAAADCLAHAVLGGVLAADSVAGIPSYRDVLPGALGR is encoded by the coding sequence ATGAACGCCATCACCGACGTCGGCGGCATCCGCGTCGGCCACCACCAGCGATTGGATCCCGACGCGTCGCTGGGCGCCGGCTGGGCCTGCGGCGTCACCGTCGTGCTCACCCCGCCGGGCACCGTCGGCGCGGTGGACTGCCGCGGCGGTGCGCCCGGCACCCGCGAGACCGACCTGCTGGACCCGGCCAACACCGTGCGGTTCGTGGACGCGGTGCTGCTCGCCGGCGGTAGTGCCTACGGGCTGGCCGCCGCCGACGGCGTGATGCGCTGGCTGGAGGAACACGACCGTGGGGTGGCGATGGACGGCGGCGTGGTGCCCATCGTCCCCGGGGCGGTGATCTTCGACCTGCCCGTCGGCGGCTGGCAGTGCCGCCCGACGGCCGAGTTCGGCTACCTGGCCTGCGCCGCCGCGCGCGACGGCGACGCGCCGGCCGTCGGGACCGTCGGCGCCGGGGTGGGGGCGCGGGCCGGCGCGCTCAAGGGCGGCGTCGGGACCGCCTCGCGCAGCTTGCCCAGCGGTGTGACCGTCGGGGCGCTGGCCGTGGTGAACTCCGCGGGCGAGGTCGTCGACCGGGCGACCGGATTGCCGTGGATGACGGACCTGGTCGAGCAGTTCGGGCTGCGACCGCCGCCGGTCGAGCAGATCGAGGCGTTCGCCGCGTTGCCGTCGCCGTCGAACCCGCTGGACAACCCGCTCAACACCGTCATCGCGGTGGTGGCCACCGACGCCGCGCTGAGCGCGGCGGCCTGCCGGCGGGTGGCCGTCGCGGCCCACGACGGCCTGGCCCGCAGCATCCGCCCGGCCCACACCCCGGTCGACGGTGACACCGTGTTCGTGCTGGCCACCGGGGCGGTCGAGGTGCCGCCCGAGGCCGATACGCCGGCCGCCTTCTCGCCGGAGACCCGGTTGGCCACCGAGGTGGGCGTCGCCGCCGCCGACTGCCTGGCGCACGCAGTGCTGGGCGGTGTGCTGGCCGCCGACTCCGTCGCCGGCATCCCGAGCTACCGGGACGTGCTGCCCGGCGCGCTGGGCCGGTGA